The following coding sequences lie in one Labrus bergylta chromosome 13, fLabBer1.1, whole genome shotgun sequence genomic window:
- the armc8 gene encoding armadillo repeat-containing protein 8, translating to MACLLEAPLRISVLSEVTATSRHYVDRLFDPDPQKVLQGVIDMKNAVIGNNKQKANLIVLGAVPRLLYLLQQSSSSLELRTECAVVLGSLAMGTENNIKSLVDCHIIPALLQGLLCPDLIFIEACLRCLRTVFISPVTPVQLLYTDPTVIPHLMSLLSRSQRTQEYITQIFSHCCKTPEHQTVLFNHGAIQNIAPLLISPSYKVRMQALKCFSVLAYENTQVSMTLVNVLVDGELLSQVFVRMMQRDQPIEMQLTAAKCLTYMCRAGAIRTDDSCIVLKTLPCLVRMCSKEHLLEERVEGAETLAYLMEPDVELQRIASTTDHLVAMLADYFKYPSSVSAITDIKRLDHDLKHAHELRQAAFKLYASLGSNDEDIRKKITETENMMDRIVSGLSESSIKVRLAAVRCLHSLSRSVQQLRTSFHDHAVWKPLMKLLQNAPDEVLVMASSTLCNLLLEFSPSKEPILESGVVELLCSLTQSDSPALRVNGIWALMNMAFQADQKVKVEIVRCLGTEQLFRLLSDPDTNVLMKTLGLLRNLLSTRPHIDQIMSSHGKQIMQAVTLILEAEHSIEVKEQTLCILANIADGNTAKELIMTNDDMLQKVKYYMGHSNVKLQLAATFCISNLIWNEEDGSQERQDKLREMGFVDILHKLTQASDPNLSDRAKTAMQQYLA from the exons ATGGCGTGCTTGCTGGAGGCCCCTCTCCGCATCAGTGTGCTGTCT GAAGTCACTGCCACTAGTCGCCATTATGTCGACAGACTGTTTGACCCCGACCCACAGAAGGTGCTGCAGGGCGTCAT TGACATGAAGAACGCCGTCATAGGAAACAACAAGCAGAAGGCCAATCTGATCGTCCTCGGAGCTGTGCCAAG GTTACTGTACCTGCTCCAGCAGAGCTCCTCCAGTCTGGAGCTGCGGACAGAGTGTGCCGTAGTGCTCGGCAGCCTGGCCATGGGCACAGAGAACAACATCAAGTCCCTGGTGGACTGTCACATCATCCCTGCCCTTCTCCAAG GTCTCCTCTGTCCAGACCTGATCTTCATCGAAGCTTGTCTTCGATGTCTCAGAACGGTCTTCATCAGTCCGGTCACCCCTGTGCAGCTGCTCTACACT GACCCCACTGTGATCCCCCATCTAATGTCGCTACTAAGCCGCTCACAGAGAACGCAGGAGTACATCACGCAGATCTTCTCCCACTGTTGTAAG ACCCCAGAGCACCAGACGGTTCTTTTCAACCACGGCGCCATCCAGAACATTGCTCCTCTACTTATCTCCCCTTCTTATAAG GTCCGGATGCAGGCGTTAAAGTGTTTCTCAGTCCTGGCCTATGAGAACACTCAGGTCTCCATGACACTGGTGAATG TGCTGGTGGACGGCGAGCTGCTCTCTCAGGTATTTGTCAGAATGATGCAACGGGATCAACCTATTGAAATGCAGCTAACGGCAGCCAAATG TCTAACGTACATGTGTCGAGCGGGTGCCATCAGAACAGACGACAGCTGCATAGTCCTAAAG ACCCTGCCGTGCCTCGTGCGGATGTGCAGTAAAGAGCACCTGctggaggagagggtggagggTGCAGAGACACTAGCCTACCTGATGGAGCCTGACGTGGAGCTGCAGAGGATCGCCAGCACCACGGACCACCTGGTGGCCATGTTGGCCGACTACTTCAAATACCCGAGCTCTGTGTCGGCCATCACTGACATCAAGAGG CTGGACCACGACCTGAAGCACGCACACGAGCTGAGGCAAGCTGCTTTCAAACTCTACGCCTCGCTGGGCTCCAACGATGAGGACATCCGGAAAAAG attacagagacagagaacatgaTGGACAGAATAGTCAGCGGCCTATCAGAATCCAGCATCAAAGTCCGTTTGGCGGCTGTCAG GTGTCTTCACAGTCTCTCGCGGTCCGTGCAGCAGCTGAGGACCAGCTTCCACGACCATGCGGTGTGGAAACCCCTCATGAAG ctGCTTCAGAACGCTCCCGATGAAGTCCTCGTCATGGCTTCTTCCACACTATGCAACCTACTGCTGGAGTTCTCTCCTAGCaaagag cCCATCCTGGAGTCCGGGGTGGTCGAGTTACTATGCAGTCTGACCCAGAGTGACAGTCCGGCTCTGAGGGTCAACGGGATCTGGGCCCTGatg AACATGGCGTTCCAGGCCGATCAGAAGGTGAAGGTGGAGATTGTTCGGTGTTTGGGGACAGAGCAGCTGTTCCGCCTGCTGTCAGACCCCGACACCAACGTGCTGATGAAGACGCTCGGCCTGCTGCGAAATCTGCTGTCAACACGCCct CACATCGACCAGATCATGAGCTCTCATGGGAAGCAGATCATGCAGGCCGTGACCCTCATCCTGGAGGCGGAGCACAGTATAGAGGTCAAAGAGCAG ACGCTGTGCATCCTCGCCAACATCGCAGACGGCAACACAGCAAAGGAACTCATCATGACCAATGACGACATGCTCCAGAAAGTCAAATACTACATG GGGCATTCGAATGTGAAACTGCAGCTCGCCGCCACGTTCTGCATCTCTAACCTAATCTGGAACGAGGAGGATG GTTCTCAGGAGCGTCAGGACAAGCTGAGGGAGATGGGCTTTGTGGACATCCTGCACAAACTCACCCAGGCCTCCGACCCCAACCTCAGCGACAG GGCGAAGACGGCGATGCAGCAGTACCTAGCGTGA